Genomic window (Maylandia zebra isolate NMK-2024a linkage group LG11, Mzebra_GT3a, whole genome shotgun sequence):
TGCTGATCCAGCTGAGCCAGCCTGCCTCCCTCAACAGTTATGTGCAGCCTGTGGCTCTGCCCAGGAGCTGTGCTCCTGCTGGCACCATGTGCACAGTCTCTGGATGGGGCAACACCATGAGCTCTAGTGAGTAACTTCTGCACGTTAGcagtttaaagttaaaaatgtttcatgaCATTTGGTTCCATCAGCATGAATCGTTGTTCATCCATACTCTGTTTCAAACATTGCAGCTGCTGATCAGGACAGGCTGCAGTGCCTGAACATCCCCATCCTGTCCTACAGTGACTGTAATAACTCCTACCCTGGCATGATCACTGACTCCATGTTCTGCGCTGGATACCTGGAGGGAGGCAAGGACTCTTGCCAGGTATGTAATAAGTCAAACCTGCAACTGTCCCCTTCTCGAATAGTAAAGCTTTCTTAAAATGCCACAAGAGTGGATGTATCCCACAATGACAACAAcacatttaatttatatttaattagatttaaataattatttcttGACAtccatctttgttttctttacttttattttcagggtGACTCTGGTGGTCCTGTTGTGTGCAACGGTGAGCTGCAGGGTATTGTGTCCTGGGGCTATGGATGTGCTGAGAGGGACCACCCCGGTGTCTATACCAAGGTAAAACTATATGCTTTCTTTAATTTAAACAGTTATGTCATATTCAATTCACATTGTGTGGCTTCAGTTAAACTTCATCATCCTGTCTACATTAACAAATCTCAATCTGTCTCCATTCACAGGTCTGCATCTTCAACGACTGGATTCAGCAAACCATGGCCAGCTATTAAGTCTGATCCTTCGATCACCACTCtgcttggctgcattttttttaaccagtttaacTCTGCTCTTCTGTAGAGTTCTGAATAACATGCAGTCAACTAAATCAATAAAATCACACAAACTGAGTactgttttttcatttgttttacaaTATATACATTTGATCAATAAAGAACTAACATAGACATGATAGCCAACAGCTATTTAAGATGTAGCAGACAgtcattcacagtattgttcatATAAATGTAAGGCACACACAGAACGTTATACACCTTGACCTTCATTAGTTTTACCTGATTATCTGCAAAttgtttgacaaaaaaaaaagaagataaatcaGTGCCAGAGATGCCAGCAGGATCAACAAACTAATCCGCAAGGCTGGAAGCATCATTGGTCAGAATTTGGAGGTCTTTGAGTCAGTGAGGGACAGGCGGACACTGAACAAACTGGCCTCCATCATGGAAAACCCATTCCACTCACTCCATTTCACACTTCTGAGGTGGCAGATCTCCTTCTCCATCAGACTGATTCAACCTCACTGCCATAAAGAACACTTTGGGAAATTATTCCTACCGTTCTCTGTAAAGCTGTATAACAACTCTTTACTCTGTGACAGGTGAACACACCTGCCAGGCATAAGATCCCAAAcatattttgtatgttttgttgtattttaatCTGATTACTTCTAAGTAATCAGAATAAAATTAATCTGATTACTTAGAAGCTTTTTAATTTATTAGTCTCGATGAATCGCATTTAATTGCTCAAGAAAATTTGCCCCAGAGTCTGAAGACAATGAAGAGAGGTGGAGGCTCTTTGCCTTTGCTGGCTCCTTTGTGCTGGCATCTTTACACTGTTCCTGCAGCAGGACCTCAAGGCTGGTCCAAACCTCTTCTCGCTCTCCCCTTGCAAGacactttaaatccttaaaGCCTGGGTCAAGCACAGTAGCTATCTTGAGCCACTGATGGTTGAGTGTAGTTACACGTTGGGATAGGTCCTTTGTGAAGGCAGTCTTAAATTTCACCAAGTAGTTTGAGTCATCATCAGAGGCCTCCATGGTGTGATGCAGATGGCAGAAAGCAGTTAAAACTACTAAACCTAAGACATATGTCTCACCTCCAAGAAGCTCAGTCACAAACCTGTAGTAGACAGTTCAAGAAAGTAATTATTCATCTACACAGTAACTGTCAACTATAGAGCTTTTTGAAGAAACACtaacaaagttaaaaaataGCTTTATTTGGCTGCAAGGACAGTCACCAGCTTTTGGAGTTTTACCAGCTCTGATGGAGTTAAAATGACTaacttgtgcttttttttgtctaaagCAGCGAGACAGCCTCTTGATTCTTTAGTAGACAAGAAACCATATCCAGCGTTGAATTCCATCATGTGGAAACATCCTGTATGAGTGGCTCTTTGTGTTGCCCCAGTCTTGTTTGCTGCTGGTGCAGTTCCTCCATATTAGCAGGGCTGTCTGTAATGCATCTAATTTTGCTTGCTTTTCAAGCTGTTGAATTTTACTTGAAATAGTCGTTCAGCACAGCAGTTGAAAAGTTGGATCACCTGACACTAACTGTAGCACATTGTCTAACCCCCTATCTTCTACCACCAATAGTGGTCTACAGTCCAGAGCAATCCATTTTGCAAGAGTAAGTTTGTCTGATGTTGACTTACTAATTTTGCCCTGAAGTcagtcttgatgcattctcaatcatccaggaaagtaaattgccatcttacaatgctgtgattgcagccattccccaactctctgtgaatggtactcatggccattgatcagtgggttttggtcagtggttgttgaccaatggtcatgagaatttgcataattatgatgaaggaactgacctcccagctcattgttccctcagtgggctggtttcagtcattatgcaaatgtagtgtttataagattggggaaacctgcagtcagctgagacggAAGAAGTCActcggatgagtgacgaaacgtttctcccacaaaacgctacgtccagatgaaaagaatcaacttttggagatcaGAAGTCAGTCATTTCATCAAGTTTGGGCTGCCGACACCTTTTTTGGTACTCGGACTGAGACTCATAGTGCTAACAGCTCCAACAGTTTTGGTCCTTGCTGTTTTGTATTTAGATGGTACCCTAAGGTTGAAGTGCTTCGGTGGTATGCAAACTCCTTTTTACACAGTTTGCACAAACCCACGCTTTTATCAAGGCTTCTGTCAGGTAGTCCTTTCAAAATGAACTTTGCCTTTGATCAGTCCTAGCAACAggctttcttctgattgttgCTCTGATGTGAGCATCAGTTTAATCTATACCAGGAAATTGTGCATTAACAAAAGTTCCCCCTTGCTTGGAATGCaaaagctgtgtccaaattcagaggctgcatcctcctgaggccgattacgtcacacaGCGACATGACAAAGGCTGCCCAAATTCGAAGACTCCTCCAAATGCGGCTGACAAATGCGTCCTttatttccccagatttgaaggatggattgggtgtatccttcgtggctcagcctatcccagaattcatagcacggcACAGCTAATTCCAATTTTCAACAATGGCAGCAGCAACTTAGATTTAATactactcttattactcttataaacttttaagatattatCAGGCGAggatgtagctgtgtaaatttCAAATATCTGTGGgatttatcaagatatcacacatttgcaaaagtgctccaacgttttcagagacgtctgttacccaccaacTTGAGGCAATCAGGGAAAGAGACACAGGTGGGGAAAACAAGCAGCAGGGTCAACAGAATCAATTTAGGTGCACGAGGGacgcaaaactgaacacaacacacacaggacaagagactatcaaaataaaacaggaacctAAGACTGAGACTGACACTGAGACACATCGACGTA
Coding sequences:
- the LOC101464497 gene encoding trypsin-1, coding for MRSLVFVLLIGAAFALDDDKIVGGFECTPYSEPHQVSLNSGYHFCGGSLINQNWIVSAAHCYKSRIQVRLGEHDISVNEGTEQFIDSSRVIRHPQYDSWNIDNDIMLIQLSQPASLNSYVQPVALPRSCAPAGTMCTVSGWGNTMSSTADQDRLQCLNIPILSYSDCNNSYPGMITDSMFCAGYLEGGKDSCQGDSGGPVVCNGELQGIVSWGYGCAERDHPGVYTKVCIFNDWIQQTMASY